The following coding sequences are from one Shewanella eurypsychrophilus window:
- a CDS encoding DUF3541 domain-containing protein, with protein MAFLSQKSFIKISTISLALFSLSATAAAQEISQSQKDTVYEGIKINLEQHLYQLPPRVQGHYGIRLYRMTGDEKYVNAALVDLYAVTESQAFYACSLDTPGFIKSEAEKAISVLGKGPRAKARKKALEPFPEFLFYTDVLLRFSSRIDEFGLSGPCNDKLISAFKKADLVTGLTDKAMIKSWAAQLINYAYWAKQIGVGDHIQEYKQAFISVYPNSKDSELDKKEYRNKLYGLTHFIFAASEYYQHNVDAKEFAWILDYFEANIDRILKDATDDIIAEVGISFHLAGLSNHPVVGKTQAHIVKAFDEKIQYIPSPMGNPALALGEHRNVLAMMLLKWPENLHKGPYFHELKATKKYLPKQISVKK; from the coding sequence ATGGCTTTTCTTTCTCAGAAATCGTTTATCAAGATCAGTACGATCTCACTTGCACTATTTAGCCTTAGTGCTACAGCTGCGGCACAAGAGATCTCTCAATCTCAAAAAGATACGGTCTACGAAGGGATCAAGATAAATCTTGAGCAGCATTTATATCAATTACCCCCTCGTGTTCAGGGGCATTATGGTATCCGACTTTATCGCATGACCGGTGATGAAAAGTATGTCAATGCCGCGCTTGTGGATCTCTATGCGGTAACTGAGTCTCAGGCCTTCTATGCCTGTTCACTCGATACGCCGGGGTTTATAAAATCTGAAGCCGAAAAAGCCATCTCTGTATTAGGCAAAGGCCCAAGAGCAAAGGCCCGTAAAAAGGCATTGGAACCCTTTCCTGAGTTTTTATTTTATACCGATGTGTTACTTAGATTCTCAAGTAGAATTGATGAGTTCGGTCTCTCTGGCCCCTGTAACGATAAGCTAATTAGTGCATTTAAAAAAGCCGATTTAGTTACAGGCTTAACTGACAAAGCCATGATTAAATCATGGGCTGCACAGCTTATCAATTATGCTTATTGGGCCAAACAAATAGGTGTCGGTGATCATATTCAAGAATATAAACAGGCATTTATTTCTGTCTACCCCAATAGTAAAGACAGTGAACTAGATAAGAAAGAATACAGAAACAAGCTATACGGCCTCACTCATTTCATTTTTGCTGCGAGTGAATATTACCAGCATAATGTCGATGCTAAGGAATTCGCTTGGATTTTAGATTATTTTGAAGCCAATATAGACCGGATATTGAAAGACGCCACTGATGATATTATCGCTGAAGTCGGCATTAGCTTTCACCTTGCAGGCTTATCTAACCACCCTGTAGTTGGAAAAACACAAGCCCATATCGTCAAAGCCTTTGATGAAAAGATCCAGTATATTCCATCGCCTATGGGTAATCCGGCGCTTGCGCTTGGTGAGCATAGAAATGTTTTGGCCATGATGCTACTAAAATGGCCAGAGAATCTTCATAAGGGACCCTATTTCCATGAGCTCAAGGCAACAAAGAAATACTTGCCGAAACAAATTTCAGTAAAAAAGTAA
- a CDS encoding M3 family metallopeptidase — translation MNVLNMLKSIFLIALSFSLTLSTAANAAVSPLPLLVEQCLQLRAPIENIQGHKLIAADENIDNNTQLINDAFALETSLLSLFNIKDRLNYYKSFSLPHFYQESVLQCQLHLADLMSDTLNSPWVTRFIDSLKQQQAKLEPELIQLTARLVTLKAEQLNLTDKSKLHTAQATVKQGLRTQELTLQFTEADCQLPIETRQQPVNSDNAKTHPNKTFNQSIATYLIRQKDPGCQKLVWQAYQGRAKKKNEHALNRIYQLRHNQARLAQFQDHTHLVLNKQYLSTPELVKTFLDSQTSLAPTPPWQLGNKLAQSKRSVTDILSSASLLSHIQGRAETLGFRFEIITDDIHRVWYRERLLGDIFVSSATRTKTHTLRVPVLGRQYGQIQFLVKANYKNISDKTRFISEYASALSSLSSSSHYYLLNTLSETQDTSAIGQLWLNMYLSEGIISPVEINSRESTMSLFSKQLKIFRSKVALNFYSATNKQAYVSLEDEFTHSFSLLWDKSEDYPYNFYAIVTSGPLYYQQMWQESLAEYIYLATKHCKNQHDVYKSLLVNEGFKPFELRLSALIGDPVDPLSLIKRIKDGFSFSEIVYQDQYDLTCTI, via the coding sequence ATGAACGTGTTGAATATGCTAAAAAGCATTTTTCTCATAGCGCTAAGCTTTAGTCTTACACTCAGTACGGCGGCGAACGCTGCCGTATCACCTCTTCCTTTACTTGTTGAACAATGCCTACAGTTGCGCGCCCCAATTGAAAATATTCAAGGTCATAAACTGATCGCTGCAGATGAGAATATTGACAATAATACCCAGCTCATTAATGATGCTTTTGCCCTCGAGACATCCTTATTAAGCCTTTTCAATATTAAAGATAGGCTAAACTATTACAAAAGCTTTTCTCTACCGCATTTTTATCAAGAGAGTGTCCTGCAATGCCAGCTTCATCTTGCAGATCTTATGTCAGACACGCTCAACTCACCTTGGGTCACTCGATTTATAGACTCCCTTAAACAACAGCAAGCCAAGCTTGAACCTGAGCTCATACAGCTAACGGCTAGGCTAGTGACATTGAAAGCTGAGCAATTAAACCTGACTGACAAATCTAAACTTCATACGGCTCAAGCCACGGTTAAACAAGGTTTACGCACACAAGAGTTAACCTTACAGTTTACCGAAGCTGATTGTCAGTTACCCATTGAAACTAGGCAGCAGCCAGTAAATAGCGATAATGCTAAGACTCACCCCAACAAGACTTTTAATCAGAGTATCGCTACTTATCTGATAAGGCAGAAAGATCCAGGATGTCAAAAGCTAGTTTGGCAAGCATATCAAGGCCGTGCTAAGAAGAAAAATGAGCATGCACTGAACCGGATCTATCAACTAAGACATAATCAAGCCCGCTTAGCACAATTTCAAGATCACACCCACTTAGTGCTAAATAAGCAGTATTTGTCGACCCCAGAATTAGTGAAAACATTTTTAGACTCACAAACAAGCTTGGCTCCAACTCCCCCCTGGCAATTGGGCAATAAACTAGCTCAGTCAAAGAGATCAGTAACAGACATACTCAGTTCAGCGTCACTCTTAAGCCATATCCAAGGTAGAGCTGAAACATTAGGCTTTAGATTCGAAATCATTACTGATGATATTCACCGGGTCTGGTATAGAGAACGATTATTAGGTGATATTTTTGTCAGTAGTGCAACACGAACTAAAACGCATACGCTCAGAGTACCTGTTTTAGGCCGTCAATATGGTCAGATACAATTTTTAGTAAAAGCAAATTACAAAAATATCTCAGATAAAACTCGGTTTATCTCTGAGTATGCTTCAGCGTTATCATCGCTCTCCTCAAGTAGCCATTACTACCTTTTAAACACGTTAAGTGAAACACAAGATACCAGTGCTATTGGACAGCTTTGGCTTAACATGTACCTCAGTGAAGGTATTATTTCTCCTGTAGAAATTAATAGTCGCGAAAGCACCATGAGCTTGTTTTCTAAACAATTAAAGATATTTAGATCTAAAGTCGCATTGAACTTTTATTCAGCTACTAACAAGCAAGCCTATGTTAGTTTAGAAGATGAGTTTACTCACTCATTTTCACTTTTATGGGACAAGAGTGAAGATTATCCTTATAACTTTTATGCCATCGTCACTAGCGGGCCACTCTATTACCAGCAAATGTGGCAAGAATCATTAGCTGAGTATATTTACTTGGCGACTAAACATTGTAAAAATCAACACGATGTATACAAATCATTGTTGGTTAATGAAGGTTTTAAACCTTTCGAACTAAGACTTAGTGCTTTGATTGGCGATCCAGTCGATCCACTATCGCTCATTAAAAGGATAAAAGATGGCTTTTCTTTCTCAGAAATCGTTTATCAAGATCAGTACGATCTCACTTGCACTATTTAG
- a CDS encoding alpha-L-glutamate ligase-like protein produces MRFSFAKPSALRKNGVLCMNKRNIDYIGRCNPRKFYKRVDDKLTTKQLALANDIAVPDLIGVVREQHEIEDIPAMVANEDGFVIKPSKGSGGKGILVITKVDAGRYYKPNGQEVTPSEVYRHVSNVLSGLFSLGGSPDVAIVEGLIQFDPVFDGYSYEGVPDIRLIVYKGFPVMGMLRLSTAASDGKANLHQGAVGVGVDIGTGKGLHAVQFDLPVDVHPDTNKVLTDIQVPHWDFLLHTASKAYEMSEMGYLGTDMVLDRVRGPLLLELNARPGLAIQIANGRGILPYLDHVDNLGNHNMSVDERVEYAKKHFSHSAKL; encoded by the coding sequence ATGAGGTTTTCATTCGCGAAACCATCAGCATTGCGTAAAAATGGCGTGCTTTGCATGAATAAACGCAATATTGATTACATCGGTCGCTGTAATCCGCGTAAATTCTATAAACGAGTCGATGATAAACTCACGACTAAGCAACTGGCCCTAGCTAATGACATTGCTGTACCTGATTTGATTGGCGTGGTGCGTGAGCAGCATGAGATTGAAGACATCCCAGCCATGGTGGCGAATGAAGATGGTTTTGTCATCAAGCCATCGAAAGGCTCAGGTGGTAAAGGGATTTTAGTGATAACTAAAGTCGATGCAGGTCGTTACTACAAGCCTAATGGCCAGGAAGTGACACCTTCAGAAGTTTATCGTCATGTATCCAACGTACTCAGTGGTCTATTCTCATTAGGGGGTAGCCCTGATGTTGCGATTGTTGAAGGCTTAATCCAATTTGACCCGGTTTTTGATGGATACTCCTATGAGGGAGTGCCAGATATCCGCCTCATTGTCTATAAGGGCTTCCCTGTCATGGGGATGTTGAGGCTTTCAACAGCGGCCTCTGACGGTAAAGCCAATTTGCACCAAGGCGCTGTCGGTGTCGGGGTCGATATTGGAACCGGTAAAGGTTTACATGCCGTGCAATTCGACTTGCCTGTCGATGTGCATCCAGATACCAATAAAGTGCTTACGGATATTCAAGTTCCTCACTGGGATTTCTTGCTGCATACGGCTTCTAAAGCATACGAAATGAGTGAGATGGGCTACCTTGGCACGGATATGGTACTCGATAGGGTTAGAGGGCCTTTGCTGCTTGAGCTCAATGCTCGACCAGGGCTTGCAATTCAAATAGCCAATGGGCGTGGAATTTTGCCTTACCTTGACCATGTAGACAATCTTGGTAATCATAATATGAGTGTGGATGAACGTGTTGAATATGCTAAAAAGCATTTTTCTCATAGCGCTAAGCTTTAG
- a CDS encoding inactive transglutaminase family protein has protein sequence MHSKKPFYILVALLFIAGIASSIYRGVENNVPFLPGKQVQSWAVDAKIKFQGTGEPAEISFALPNDPAFEVLVENATSPGYGLSISDEPQNRRAIWSIRSAKGQQDLYYKVTLIPTGITSIQAEEAPRAVSPHIWPAAEKVAAEQASEDVWAKSATNLSFAQQLNKALNASERSQNIELLLSSNSASKLFVNMLNNRGIPAQEVSALHLEDQRRRQQLTSFVEVYNDGEWHLFDPMNGTQGRPDNVLLWDRSGKSTLDVIGGINSQVNFSMLQDTRSALATSLDVMNNQGALDFSLYQLPLEEQSLFKGILLIPIGVLMVVFLRVIVGLKTSGTFMPVLIALAFIQTTLLTGLVGFILIVACGLMIRSYLSELNLLLISRISAVIIVVIGIIGLFTLLSYKFGLSEGLTITFFPMIILAWTIERMSILWEEEGPKEVVLQGGGSLFVATLAYLAMSASWVQHWVFNFLGIHLVILAIVLLMGQYTGYRLLELRRFKPLSGE, from the coding sequence ATGCATTCTAAAAAACCTTTCTACATCCTGGTTGCCCTGCTCTTTATAGCTGGTATCGCTTCAAGTATTTATCGTGGCGTTGAAAACAACGTGCCTTTCTTGCCCGGTAAGCAAGTTCAAAGCTGGGCAGTTGATGCAAAAATTAAATTTCAAGGAACAGGTGAGCCAGCTGAGATATCTTTTGCGTTACCTAATGATCCTGCCTTTGAAGTATTGGTAGAAAATGCGACATCACCGGGTTATGGTCTTTCGATCAGTGATGAACCACAAAACAGGCGAGCTATTTGGTCTATTCGTTCAGCAAAGGGCCAGCAAGATCTCTACTATAAGGTCACACTGATCCCAACAGGTATCACAAGCATTCAGGCCGAAGAAGCCCCAAGAGCAGTTTCTCCCCATATCTGGCCAGCAGCGGAGAAAGTCGCCGCAGAACAGGCTTCTGAAGACGTTTGGGCTAAGAGTGCAACTAACCTCTCTTTCGCTCAACAACTCAACAAAGCATTGAATGCCTCTGAAAGAAGCCAGAACATAGAGCTATTATTGAGCAGTAACTCTGCCAGTAAATTATTCGTTAATATGTTGAACAATAGAGGAATACCGGCACAAGAGGTCAGTGCCCTTCACCTTGAAGATCAACGTCGCCGCCAGCAATTAACAAGTTTTGTTGAAGTTTACAATGATGGCGAATGGCACCTATTTGATCCCATGAATGGAACCCAAGGACGCCCAGATAATGTCCTTTTGTGGGACCGTTCAGGAAAATCAACATTGGATGTCATCGGTGGGATAAACTCCCAAGTCAATTTTTCTATGTTGCAAGACACCCGTTCAGCACTCGCAACATCGCTAGATGTAATGAATAATCAAGGCGCATTAGATTTCTCTCTCTATCAGCTTCCACTCGAAGAGCAATCGCTATTTAAAGGCATATTATTAATCCCTATTGGGGTGTTAATGGTGGTGTTCCTGCGAGTGATTGTAGGCCTAAAAACATCTGGAACATTTATGCCGGTCTTGATTGCACTGGCATTTATACAGACCACATTACTCACTGGCCTTGTCGGATTTATCTTGATTGTTGCCTGTGGTCTGATGATCCGCTCTTACCTTTCTGAACTCAATCTACTGCTGATCTCCAGGATATCGGCAGTGATCATCGTCGTGATCGGAATTATTGGCCTGTTCACATTACTTTCGTACAAATTTGGTCTCAGTGAAGGGCTCACCATCACTTTCTTCCCTATGATCATCCTTGCCTGGACCATCGAAAGAATGTCTATTCTTTGGGAGGAGGAAGGTCCTAAGGAAGTTGTTTTGCAAGGCGGCGGTAGCTTGTTTGTTGCCACTTTGGCCTACCTTGCAATGAGTGCTAGCTGGGTTCAGCATTGGGTATTTAATTTCTTAGGTATTCACTTAGTTATTTTGGCTATCGTTTTATTGATGGGCCAATATACAGGTTACCGTCTACTCGAATTGAGACGCTTCAAGCCATTGTCAGGAGAATAG
- a CDS encoding ATP-dependent zinc protease, whose product MLKQIICIAAITSLIGCASTTNTESLPQPIDAEALETSQAKQQAALIAVIDNNQQAQTASYSELSAQLEGLEKQLAQLNVKPEEENIIPIELECPASPLSGKFILGAAESVYVDEIKTSFKTRIDTGAESSSLDARNIILFERDGKQWVRFDVLTQGSDAPADTFESRVERFVRIKQEADEKSDRRPVIHAHLKIGKYKAETDLNLVDRSHLEFPLLLGRKFMQDIAIVDVGQTFIHGKMTTPAVVNK is encoded by the coding sequence ATGTTAAAGCAGATCATCTGTATTGCTGCAATCACAAGTTTGATTGGTTGCGCATCGACCACGAACACTGAGAGTCTACCGCAACCAATTGATGCTGAAGCATTAGAAACTAGCCAAGCTAAGCAACAAGCCGCACTAATTGCTGTCATTGACAATAATCAGCAGGCGCAAACAGCCAGTTATAGTGAGTTGTCTGCTCAGTTAGAAGGTCTTGAGAAGCAACTGGCCCAGCTTAACGTTAAGCCTGAAGAAGAAAACATTATTCCTATAGAACTAGAGTGTCCAGCATCTCCACTCAGCGGTAAGTTCATTCTTGGTGCAGCTGAATCTGTTTATGTAGATGAAATAAAAACCAGCTTCAAAACCCGAATTGATACTGGTGCGGAGTCATCATCACTCGATGCCAGAAATATTATTTTATTCGAGCGTGATGGTAAACAATGGGTACGTTTCGATGTACTCACCCAAGGCAGCGATGCCCCAGCTGACACCTTTGAATCTAGAGTAGAGCGTTTTGTCCGAATAAAACAAGAAGCAGATGAAAAGAGTGATCGCCGCCCAGTCATTCATGCTCATCTTAAAATAGGTAAATATAAGGCCGAAACGGATCTCAATTTAGTCGATCGTAGTCACCTTGAGTTTCCACTGTTATTGGGCCGTAAGTTTATGCAAGATATTGCAATCGTCGATGTCGGTCAGACCTTTATCCATGGAAAAATGACAACGCCTGCCGTTGTCAATAAATAG
- the cmoB gene encoding tRNA 5-methoxyuridine(34)/uridine 5-oxyacetic acid(34) synthase CmoB codes for MISFSSFYKQIADSSLQHWLETLPATLGQWQREHKHGTLPKWEKVLNKLHYPEPDSIDLKNSVTIGSGSQLSSGEKEKLENLLRIFMPWRKGPFSIHGIEIDTEWRSDWKWERILPHLSSLNNRTVLDVGCGSGYHMWRMLGEGAKHVVGIDPATLFLCQFEATKRLAGSHHPIHLLPLGIEELPPLDAFDTVFSMGVLYHRRSPIDHLLQLRDQLRTGGELVLETLVIDGDENTVLVPDDRYGKMNNVWFLPSAAALEKWLKKADFIDVKCVDIDVTSLAEQRSTDWMPNESLVDYLDPANIDLTVEGYPAPKRVTFIATKNQPNKDLI; via the coding sequence GTGATTAGTTTCAGCTCATTTTACAAACAGATTGCAGATTCTAGCCTACAACATTGGTTAGAGACTTTACCGGCTACCCTTGGCCAATGGCAGCGTGAGCATAAACATGGCACTTTACCAAAATGGGAAAAAGTGCTCAATAAGCTGCACTACCCTGAGCCTGATAGCATTGATTTAAAAAATAGTGTCACCATAGGTTCAGGCTCACAGCTCTCATCGGGTGAAAAAGAAAAATTAGAGAATTTATTACGTATTTTTATGCCTTGGCGTAAAGGTCCATTCTCTATTCACGGTATTGAGATTGACACTGAGTGGCGTTCTGACTGGAAATGGGAACGTATCCTTCCTCACCTGTCATCATTAAATAATCGTACCGTTCTTGATGTAGGCTGCGGCAGTGGCTATCACATGTGGCGAATGTTAGGAGAAGGCGCTAAACACGTTGTTGGCATCGATCCAGCCACCCTATTCTTATGTCAGTTTGAAGCAACAAAAAGGTTAGCAGGCTCTCATCACCCTATTCATCTATTGCCATTAGGTATCGAAGAGTTACCTCCGCTGGATGCTTTCGACACCGTTTTCTCTATGGGGGTTCTTTATCACAGGCGTTCACCTATTGATCACTTGTTACAACTAAGAGATCAATTGAGAACAGGTGGTGAATTAGTTTTAGAAACATTAGTCATTGATGGTGATGAAAATACAGTTCTTGTACCCGATGATAGATATGGCAAGATGAATAATGTATGGTTTCTCCCTTCAGCCGCCGCACTTGAAAAATGGTTAAAGAAAGCTGATTTCATTGATGTAAAGTGCGTCGATATCGATGTCACCTCTTTAGCTGAACAAAGAAGTACTGACTGGATGCCTAATGAGTCATTGGTTGATTATCTTGATCCGGCAAATATTGATTTGACCGTAGAAGGTTATCCTGCGCCAAAACGTGTCACGTTTATCGCAACGAAAAACCAGCCAAATAAAGATTTAATTTAA
- the cmoA gene encoding carboxy-S-adenosyl-L-methionine synthase CmoA: protein MKSSQDNIFAHACENIADFQFDEKVAGVFNDMIKRSVPGYSQIINTLGAFAQKYASPDSHIYDLGCSLGAATLTIRRHVENRNCRIIAVDNSQSMIERCNENLSAYVSDTPVDLVCGDIRDINIENASMVILNFTMQFLAPSDRDELVKKIYQGLNPGGILVLSEKLNFEDEEIQALLYDLHLDFKRANGYSELEISQKRSSLENVMKPDTLLQHEQRLRKHGFMHFNIWFQCFNFSSMVAIK, encoded by the coding sequence ATGAAATCATCCCAAGACAATATTTTTGCCCATGCTTGTGAAAACATCGCTGACTTTCAATTTGATGAGAAAGTAGCCGGTGTGTTCAATGATATGATTAAGCGTTCGGTGCCAGGCTATAGCCAAATCATTAATACTCTAGGAGCCTTTGCTCAGAAGTATGCCAGCCCAGATAGCCACATTTACGATTTAGGCTGCTCGCTTGGGGCTGCGACCTTAACGATTAGACGCCATGTAGAAAATCGAAACTGTCGTATTATTGCAGTAGATAATAGCCAATCAATGATTGAGCGCTGTAACGAGAATCTATCGGCGTATGTGAGTGATACACCTGTAGATCTGGTCTGTGGCGATATCCGAGATATTAATATTGAGAACGCCTCCATGGTGATCTTAAACTTTACGATGCAGTTTTTGGCTCCCTCGGATCGTGATGAATTAGTAAAGAAAATATACCAAGGATTAAATCCTGGTGGCATTTTAGTCTTATCTGAAAAGTTAAACTTTGAAGATGAAGAGATTCAAGCACTCTTATATGACCTTCACCTAGACTTTAAAAGGGCAAATGGATATAGCGAACTTGAAATAAGTCAGAAACGAAGCTCACTTGAAAATGTGATGAAGCCTGATACCTTGCTACAACACGAGCAAAGGCTCAGAAAACATGGATTTATGCATTTCAATATTTGGTTTCAATGTTTCAACTTTTCCTCTATGGTCGCCATAAAATAA